In the genome of Hymenobacter cellulosivorans, one region contains:
- a CDS encoding T9SS type A sorting domain-containing protein gives MSTTIYATTSRLFGKVRARLAALATVLLLAPAAWAQAPANDDCAGAIALPITATCTPTTTTNLGATASTGAPTSPCGGTVTNDVWYSIVVPASGGVIVTTSQVSGSPFVDSILELYAGSCGSLTPLACSDDAGPDGFSSTTVANLPVGSTIYARVFSFAGSPAGSFGLCAVARPAVPANDNCSGAIALTPSATCTPTTVSNVGATTSTGVPTSSCASTVLNDIWYSIVVPTGGGLTVTTSSVSGSPFSDSIIELYSGACGSLTPVACNDDAVGGSDRFSSVTARGLTAGSTVYARVFGYSSTPTGQFGICVTVPVPPPANDDPAGAIALSLAATCTPTTGTNANTATTRPNGYTNGVNPNTACGIATAPRDVWYTFTTAASGTGSTAATIRVTGNAAGYIRVFSSAAGAAGPFTEISCASGGASNTVSVPLNLTGLTPGTTYYVSVAGYDSSDEVGPFTICVTSTPVILCIAPTAVSVGSITATSASLNFAAGAGNTSYRVTYYPAMNSTNITTLTPTTSPVPLVNLLPSTEYLVTLQPLCSAGGTTPLITQTFTTAPTNDECATAVTLTPGATCTPTDGKVLGATQSLAPTTCNSTLTVTAPDVWYSFTATATAHIITTSGDFDGVLEVLSGTCGSLTSVDCSDASADNTESLKLLSLTPGTTYKVRYYPYYDGDVVDGNFSICVTTLPANDAAVQAIYSLGTIAGTYSSPVTVRAVVRNNGGAALTNVPVTLTVSGATTYTDTKSIPTLAVGDYATVTFTSYPVTATSGTNQLTVTVPADGLATNNSRTMAQVVSAATLSYNVGNTFADGAGVTAANTTIAVRHEASKPATIRSITTHFFGGGGGNYQLLVFLADAPGGMPGTVIYATPARPRPISGGADVVAIPEIPVEGTFFVGLSNTTTNNLMIGYQRETPLRSGTFLYRLSGAGSWTDISATSDTRLAVDVTLGTVLASKDAIGAGTLNVYPNPAHRSFTLTLPAIAGQRTAALTLLNTLGQQVLTRTLPLTAAGTEAQVDVSNLAPGLYTLQIKTNQEVATKKVVLE, from the coding sequence ATGAGCACAACAATCTACGCAACTACCTCCAGGCTTTTCGGTAAGGTCCGGGCCCGGCTGGCGGCGCTGGCTACCGTCCTGCTGCTGGCTCCGGCAGCCTGGGCCCAGGCCCCCGCCAACGACGACTGCGCGGGCGCCATTGCCCTGCCAATTACGGCCACCTGCACGCCCACGACGACGACCAACCTGGGGGCCACAGCCAGCACCGGGGCACCTACTTCGCCGTGCGGGGGCACCGTTACCAACGACGTGTGGTACAGCATCGTGGTACCGGCCAGCGGCGGGGTTATCGTCACGACCAGCCAGGTCAGCGGCAGTCCCTTCGTCGATTCTATTCTGGAGCTCTACGCGGGCAGCTGCGGCAGCCTCACACCCCTGGCCTGCAGCGACGATGCCGGCCCCGACGGCTTTTCCAGCACGACCGTTGCCAACCTGCCCGTGGGCAGCACCATCTACGCGCGGGTGTTCAGCTTCGCCGGTAGTCCGGCGGGCAGCTTCGGACTCTGCGCCGTGGCCCGGCCCGCAGTTCCGGCCAACGACAACTGCAGCGGTGCCATTGCCCTTACCCCCAGCGCCACCTGCACGCCTACTACGGTCAGCAACGTGGGCGCTACGACCAGCACGGGCGTACCCACTTCGTCGTGTGCCAGTACGGTCCTCAACGACATCTGGTACAGCATCGTGGTGCCCACCGGCGGCGGCCTGACCGTGACAACCAGCTCGGTAAGCGGCAGCCCATTCAGCGACTCTATCATTGAGCTCTACAGTGGGGCCTGCGGCAGCCTCACTCCCGTGGCCTGCAACGACGACGCGGTGGGCGGCTCCGACCGGTTTTCCAGCGTCACGGCCCGGGGCCTCACGGCGGGCAGCACCGTGTATGCGCGGGTGTTCGGCTACAGCAGCACGCCCACAGGGCAGTTTGGCATCTGCGTAACGGTACCCGTGCCGCCGCCCGCCAACGACGACCCAGCCGGCGCCATTGCGCTGTCCCTGGCTGCTACCTGCACGCCTACCACCGGCACCAACGCCAACACGGCCACCACCCGGCCCAACGGCTATACCAACGGCGTAAACCCGAACACGGCCTGCGGCATTGCTACGGCACCCCGGGACGTGTGGTACACCTTCACGACGGCCGCCAGCGGCACCGGCAGCACGGCCGCTACCATCCGGGTGACGGGCAATGCCGCCGGTTACATCCGCGTGTTTTCCAGCGCCGCCGGGGCGGCCGGTCCATTTACGGAAATAAGCTGCGCCTCGGGCGGGGCCAGCAACACGGTTTCGGTTCCTCTGAACCTGACTGGTCTTACGCCCGGCACTACGTACTACGTGTCGGTGGCTGGTTACGACTCGAGCGACGAGGTTGGCCCGTTCACGATTTGCGTAACGAGCACGCCTGTCATTCTCTGCATTGCCCCAACGGCCGTGTCGGTAGGCAGTATCACGGCTACGTCGGCTAGCCTGAACTTTGCCGCCGGGGCCGGCAACACGAGCTACCGGGTTACTTATTACCCGGCCATGAACAGCACGAATATCACCACCCTGACGCCCACCACCTCGCCGGTGCCGCTGGTCAACCTGCTGCCCAGCACCGAGTACCTCGTGACCCTGCAGCCCCTGTGCTCGGCCGGCGGCACTACCCCGCTTATCACGCAGACGTTTACTACCGCACCCACCAACGACGAGTGCGCCACGGCCGTGACGCTGACCCCAGGCGCAACCTGCACGCCTACCGATGGCAAAGTATTGGGTGCCACGCAAAGTCTGGCGCCTACGACCTGCAACAGCACGCTTACCGTTACTGCCCCCGACGTGTGGTATAGCTTCACCGCTACTGCCACGGCGCACATCATCACGACCTCCGGTGACTTCGACGGCGTCCTGGAAGTACTCAGCGGCACTTGCGGCTCGCTTACCAGCGTAGATTGCTCGGATGCTTCCGCCGACAATACCGAGAGCCTGAAGCTGCTTTCGCTCACGCCGGGCACTACGTATAAAGTACGCTACTACCCCTATTATGACGGCGATGTGGTGGATGGGAACTTCAGCATCTGCGTGACGACCTTGCCCGCTAACGACGCGGCCGTGCAGGCAATCTACTCGCTGGGCACTATCGCCGGCACCTATAGCTCCCCGGTTACGGTGCGGGCCGTGGTGCGCAATAACGGCGGAGCAGCCCTTACCAACGTGCCGGTCACGCTGACCGTCAGCGGGGCGACTACCTACACCGATACCAAGTCCATTCCAACCCTGGCCGTTGGCGACTACGCCACGGTTACCTTCACGTCCTATCCCGTGACGGCTACTTCCGGCACCAACCAGCTTACGGTGACGGTACCCGCCGATGGACTGGCAACCAACAATTCCCGGACCATGGCGCAAGTGGTTTCGGCCGCTACGCTGAGCTACAACGTAGGCAACACCTTTGCGGACGGAGCCGGCGTTACGGCGGCCAACACGACCATTGCCGTGCGCCACGAAGCCAGTAAGCCCGCTACCATCCGCAGTATCACCACTCATTTCTTTGGCGGCGGCGGCGGCAACTACCAGCTGCTGGTCTTCCTGGCCGACGCGCCGGGGGGTATGCCCGGCACGGTAATTTACGCTACGCCCGCCCGGCCCCGGCCCATCAGTGGGGGCGCTGATGTTGTTGCCATTCCGGAAATACCCGTGGAGGGCACCTTCTTCGTGGGCTTGAGTAACACGACGACCAACAACCTGATGATCGGCTACCAGCGGGAAACGCCCCTGCGTAGCGGCACCTTCCTGTACCGCCTGTCCGGGGCCGGCTCCTGGACCGATATCAGCGCGACGTCGGACACGCGCCTGGCCGTTGACGTTACGCTGGGCACCGTTCTGGCCAGCAAAGACGCCATTGGTGCTGGCACGCTGAACGTGTATCCCAACCCCGCGCACCGGAGCTTCACCCTGACCCTGCCCGCCATTGCCGGCCAGCGCACGGCCGCACTTACCCTGCTCAATACGCTGGGCCAGCAGGTGCTCACCCGCACCCTGCCCCTGACGGCCGCGGGCACCGAAGCCCAGGTAGACGTGAGCAACCTGGCGCCTGGTCTTTATACGCTGCAAATTAAAACCAACCAGGAAGTAGCCACCAAAAAAGTGGTTCTGGAGTAG
- a CDS encoding ATP-binding protein, whose protein sequence is MALPTADNILRPHAEVQYAEELAALVAADDRPKPPNWHLSPWAVVTYLLGGTLDNGFEIEPKYIGQRRLMEIAVATLATDRALLLLGVPGTAKSWVSEHLTAAISGHSNLLIQGTAGTSEDAIRYSWNYARLIAEGPSAGALVPSPLLKGMQEGSLVRIEELTRIPADVQDTLITVLSEKVLPVPELATEVQATRGFNVIATANDRDKGVNELSSALRRRFNTVVLPLPTSVAEEVQIVQSRVEKTGRALQLPPTTAGLEQISRLVTIFRELRGGVTENGKTKLKSPSGTLSTGEAISVLNSGLALAAYFGDGTLQAADLAAGLTGAVVKDPVQDRVVWLEYLETVVKEREGWKDLYRACREVVE, encoded by the coding sequence ATGGCCCTGCCCACTGCTGATAATATTCTGCGCCCCCACGCCGAGGTGCAATACGCCGAAGAGCTAGCCGCCCTGGTAGCGGCCGACGACCGGCCTAAACCGCCCAATTGGCACCTCTCGCCCTGGGCCGTGGTAACCTACCTGCTGGGCGGCACACTCGACAACGGCTTTGAGATTGAGCCCAAGTACATTGGGCAGCGGCGACTGATGGAAATTGCCGTGGCTACCCTGGCCACCGACCGGGCGCTGCTGTTGCTGGGCGTGCCGGGAACGGCCAAAAGCTGGGTGAGTGAGCACCTGACGGCCGCCATCAGCGGCCACTCCAACCTGCTGATTCAGGGCACGGCCGGCACCTCGGAAGACGCCATCCGCTACTCCTGGAACTACGCCCGCCTGATTGCCGAAGGTCCCTCAGCTGGGGCCCTGGTGCCCTCGCCGCTGCTCAAGGGCATGCAGGAAGGCAGCCTGGTGCGCATTGAGGAGCTGACCCGCATTCCGGCCGATGTGCAGGATACGCTCATCACGGTGCTGTCGGAGAAAGTGCTTCCGGTGCCCGAGCTGGCTACCGAAGTGCAGGCCACGCGCGGCTTCAACGTTATTGCCACCGCCAACGACCGGGACAAAGGGGTAAACGAGCTCAGCAGCGCCCTGCGCCGCCGCTTCAACACGGTCGTGCTGCCCTTGCCGACGTCGGTAGCTGAGGAAGTGCAGATTGTGCAGAGCCGGGTCGAGAAAACCGGGCGGGCCCTGCAGCTGCCGCCCACCACGGCCGGCTTAGAGCAGATCAGCCGCCTGGTGACCATCTTCCGGGAGCTGCGCGGGGGCGTGACGGAAAACGGCAAAACCAAGCTCAAAAGCCCCAGCGGCACGCTCAGCACCGGCGAGGCCATTTCGGTGCTCAACAGTGGCCTGGCCCTTGCTGCCTATTTCGGCGACGGTACCCTACAGGCCGCCGACCTGGCCGCCGGCCTCACCGGAGCCGTGGTCAAGGACCCGGTGCAGGACCGCGTGGTGTGGCTCGAATACCTGGAAACCGTGGTGAAAGAGCGGGAAGGGTGGAAGGACTTGTACCGGGCCTGCCGGGAGGTAGTGGAGTAG
- a CDS encoding OmpA family protein — protein sequence MVKAFNELQIRRFGGAFRRGLRMLILLLFFTSCSDFKLWRKRDKDFDGVTDKKDRCPDTPRDMAVDPNGCPLDSDGDGVPDYQDRCPTEKGQATLEGCYDRDNDGVRDADDKCPDVPGKPEHNGCADADSDGIIDQNDKCPDTPAGEQVDGNGCPLVLDMDSDGTTDQKDKCPDTPAGTQVDGNGCPIDGDRDGVPDDQDSCPDRAGLAFNKGCPEGKTITKKILQKTTKYIYFEVNKAIPPPKSLPIIESIAAFMAESPEYSVSIAAHTDNLEGSGDQGLKLAQERATLTRTYLLSQGVPSARIETRIYGATKPIADNTTADGQALNRRVDIDLYPTGAPNAAESKYGPALYVRASTSGQSNRCFEEGSAVYNTPRKMEKGKLYNVVLSLVAGVVDGLQSPQRGTSSERRLPSTKITSHHLVVNSYLGVPVVPDERNIILEQIKITPFMSVDLRSDSSYFLVTPEEPQVFVNVKNDTIQQRVWRVKPIKSGERLPLNFIIKGSCDDSSLKNSRPFYKTIEVNVIESPKPVSDQITDFMEWLKKNLLTLAAILAALSGIYAWFKRGRTGEIQPDK from the coding sequence ATGGTAAAGGCATTCAATGAGCTTCAAATAAGAAGATTTGGTGGTGCATTCCGGCGTGGCTTACGGATGCTTATACTTTTACTCTTTTTCACGTCTTGCAGTGACTTTAAACTATGGCGCAAACGCGACAAAGACTTTGACGGCGTAACTGATAAGAAAGATAGATGTCCAGATACGCCCCGTGATATGGCCGTAGATCCCAACGGCTGCCCGCTGGACAGCGACGGTGACGGCGTGCCGGACTATCAGGATCGTTGCCCTACCGAAAAAGGTCAGGCTACGCTAGAGGGGTGCTATGACCGCGACAACGATGGTGTACGCGACGCCGATGACAAATGTCCTGATGTTCCTGGCAAGCCCGAGCACAATGGTTGTGCAGATGCAGATAGCGACGGCATAATTGACCAGAACGACAAGTGTCCTGATACACCAGCCGGAGAGCAGGTTGATGGTAATGGCTGCCCACTGGTGCTGGATATGGATAGCGACGGCACGACTGATCAGAAAGATAAGTGCCCCGATACCCCAGCTGGTACACAGGTTGACGGTAATGGCTGTCCGATTGATGGCGACAGAGACGGCGTACCCGATGACCAAGACAGTTGCCCTGACCGTGCTGGTTTAGCCTTTAACAAGGGTTGCCCAGAGGGCAAAACCATAACGAAGAAGATACTGCAGAAAACCACGAAATATATCTACTTCGAGGTCAACAAGGCAATTCCGCCTCCAAAGTCGTTGCCTATAATCGAGAGCATTGCTGCCTTCATGGCCGAATCCCCAGAATATAGTGTGAGTATTGCTGCACATACTGACAACTTAGAAGGCAGCGGTGACCAAGGCTTAAAGCTTGCGCAGGAACGTGCAACTTTGACTAGGACCTACTTACTCAGTCAAGGTGTCCCGTCGGCCCGCATCGAGACTCGGATTTACGGTGCAACAAAGCCAATAGCGGATAATACTACCGCTGATGGTCAGGCCCTGAATCGCCGAGTAGATATCGACCTCTACCCTACGGGTGCGCCTAATGCTGCAGAATCAAAATATGGTCCGGCTCTATATGTTAGAGCGAGCACCTCGGGACAGTCAAATAGGTGCTTTGAAGAAGGATCGGCAGTTTATAATACGCCTCGTAAGATGGAGAAAGGGAAGTTGTATAATGTAGTGCTCAGCCTTGTGGCCGGAGTAGTTGACGGTCTGCAGTCACCCCAGCGGGGCACTTCGTCAGAGCGTCGGTTACCCAGCACCAAAATAACCTCGCACCATCTTGTTGTCAATTCTTATTTAGGAGTTCCAGTGGTTCCTGACGAAAGGAATATCATATTAGAACAGATAAAAATCACTCCGTTCATGAGCGTAGACCTTAGATCGGATAGTTCATATTTTCTCGTTACCCCTGAGGAGCCGCAAGTCTTCGTGAACGTTAAAAACGATACAATTCAGCAGAGAGTGTGGAGGGTAAAACCAATAAAGTCTGGTGAAAGACTACCCCTGAATTTCATCATTAAAGGCTCCTGTGATGATAGTAGTCTAAAAAACAGCAGGCCATTTTATAAAACTATTGAAGTCAACGTGATTGAGTCACCGAAACCTGTATCAGACCAAATCACTGACTTTATGGAATGGCTTAAGAAAAATTTACTGACCCTTGCAGCAATACTAGCCGCGTTATCAGGAATCTATGCCTGGTTCAAACGGGGGAGAACCGGCGAAATACAGCCTGATAAGTAA
- a CDS encoding SMI1/KNR4 family protein has protein sequence MSLEDAFRRVENWLEVHAPRILHESLQSGATEPELAELAQALGQPLPADYQDLYRWRNGLDEDADNFGNLFYGLSFTPLAQVLATQQERQASEPVPLVHAQAAVRAENLFNPAWLQLGFDCSHCWLYVDLDPAVAGRYGQVIFVDEENEAAFRVAESVEALLGEFADDLEQGRYQLEPEALDDGNEYLDAAESIDLVNWYRAARWQKVLPPAAY, from the coding sequence ATGAGCCTAGAAGACGCTTTTCGCCGCGTAGAGAACTGGCTGGAGGTTCACGCCCCGCGCATTTTGCACGAGTCCCTGCAGTCGGGCGCTACCGAGCCCGAGCTGGCCGAGCTGGCGCAGGCCCTGGGCCAGCCGCTGCCCGCTGATTACCAGGACCTGTACCGCTGGCGCAACGGCCTGGATGAAGATGCCGACAACTTTGGCAACCTGTTCTACGGCCTGAGCTTTACGCCCCTGGCCCAGGTGCTAGCCACCCAGCAGGAGCGGCAAGCATCCGAACCCGTGCCGCTGGTTCATGCCCAGGCTGCGGTCAGGGCTGAGAATCTGTTCAACCCCGCCTGGCTGCAACTCGGTTTCGACTGCTCCCACTGCTGGCTTTACGTGGACCTGGACCCGGCCGTGGCGGGCCGCTACGGGCAGGTGATTTTCGTGGATGAGGAAAACGAAGCTGCCTTTCGCGTCGCCGAGTCCGTGGAAGCTCTGCTTGGCGAGTTTGCCGATGACCTGGAGCAGGGCCGTTACCAGCTGGAGCCCGAGGCTCTCGACGACGGCAACGAGTACCTAGACGCCGCCGAAAGCATTGACCTGGTGAATTGGTATCGCGCCGCTCGCTGGCAGAAAGTGTTGCCGCCTGCCGCTTATTAA
- a CDS encoding prolyl hydroxylase family protein, producing the protein MPLHFLTDSILEIPDFLSPAECAALIARSEQHGFVEAGVGLATGAQVIKSIRNNYRLEYSDTQLANTFWQRLPAELPAEADGATPVGLYDQFRFYRYDVGERFNRHRDGSIQLREQVASRWTFLLYLNDDFEGGATEFDTLTVAPRRGSALCFRHELRHKGCPVTQGRKYVLRTDILYRS; encoded by the coding sequence ATGCCGCTACACTTTCTGACCGATTCCATCCTGGAAATTCCCGACTTTCTCTCGCCAGCCGAGTGCGCGGCGCTTATTGCGCGCAGTGAGCAACACGGCTTTGTCGAAGCCGGGGTGGGCCTGGCTACCGGGGCGCAGGTGATTAAATCCATCCGTAATAATTACCGGCTCGAATACAGCGACACCCAACTGGCCAATACCTTCTGGCAGCGCCTGCCGGCCGAGCTGCCCGCCGAAGCCGACGGGGCCACACCGGTCGGCCTGTACGACCAGTTCCGGTTTTACCGCTACGACGTGGGGGAGCGGTTCAACCGGCACCGGGACGGCAGCATCCAACTCAGGGAGCAAGTAGCCAGCCGGTGGACGTTTCTGCTGTACTTGAACGACGATTTCGAGGGCGGAGCTACCGAGTTTGATACTCTGACCGTAGCGCCCCGGCGGGGCTCTGCCCTGTGCTTTCGTCACGAGCTGCGCCACAAGGGCTGCCCCGTGACCCAGGGCCGCAAGTACGTGCTACGCACCGATATTCTGTACCGCAGCTGA
- a CDS encoding SWIM zinc finger family protein codes for MVWTEEQVRALVPDAGTLKRGLELARPAPWQNLGQTPTAVWGECAGSGARPYQTAIDLSEPAFKCSCPSRVFPCKHGVGLLLLVVRSPQLFGPLAEPEWLTEWLSKRQTRRPQPREESAPPTVEPDDTARQKRESQRLERMQRGVQELEVWLIDVVRNGLARVDRAPDSFWEQQAARLVDAQLPGLAAVVRGLAALRFTGLTWPETMLARLGELYGLLQAFQRLAQLPATAQQEVLQLLGVTLKKDEILAQQPAVADTWLVVGQYRWQEERLTARRTWLWGVQTRRYALLLEYAFGEQPFATTLVPNGRYEGSLTFYPGLQPLRAVGGPLVYAGAGPRAAPADAALTPNQLLAQYAAVLRQNPWVREWPAVLRDLLPVRLADETWALEHSPTRQQLALLGADGWQLLAAGGGRPMSFFGEWNGQDFRVLSYFPGPPTS; via the coding sequence GTGGTTTGGACGGAAGAGCAGGTTCGGGCCTTGGTACCCGATGCCGGAACGTTGAAACGGGGATTGGAGCTGGCCCGCCCGGCTCCGTGGCAAAACCTGGGGCAAACTCCCACAGCAGTTTGGGGGGAGTGCGCGGGCAGCGGCGCCCGGCCCTACCAAACCGCCATCGACCTGAGTGAGCCGGCCTTTAAGTGCTCCTGTCCGAGTCGGGTGTTCCCCTGCAAGCACGGCGTGGGCCTGCTGCTACTGGTAGTCCGCTCCCCGCAGCTGTTTGGTCCGCTGGCCGAGCCCGAATGGCTGACCGAGTGGCTGAGTAAGCGGCAAACCCGGCGGCCCCAGCCCCGCGAGGAAAGCGCGCCGCCCACGGTGGAGCCCGATGACACGGCCCGGCAAAAACGCGAAAGTCAGCGGCTGGAGCGAATGCAGCGCGGGGTGCAGGAGCTGGAAGTGTGGCTCATAGACGTGGTTCGTAATGGCCTGGCCCGGGTAGACCGCGCCCCCGACAGCTTCTGGGAGCAGCAGGCGGCCCGCCTGGTCGATGCGCAACTGCCGGGCCTGGCCGCCGTGGTGCGGGGCTTGGCGGCCCTGCGCTTTACCGGCCTGACCTGGCCCGAAACCATGCTGGCCCGGCTGGGGGAGCTATATGGGCTGCTGCAGGCCTTCCAGCGGCTGGCCCAGCTGCCGGCTACGGCGCAGCAGGAAGTACTGCAGCTGCTGGGGGTTACGCTTAAAAAAGATGAAATACTGGCCCAGCAGCCCGCCGTGGCGGATACCTGGCTCGTGGTGGGCCAGTACCGCTGGCAGGAAGAGCGTCTCACGGCCCGCCGCACCTGGCTGTGGGGCGTCCAGACCCGGCGCTATGCCCTGCTGCTGGAATATGCCTTTGGTGAACAGCCTTTTGCTACCACGCTGGTGCCCAATGGCCGGTACGAAGGCTCCCTGACGTTTTACCCGGGGCTGCAGCCGTTGCGGGCGGTGGGCGGCCCGCTGGTGTACGCCGGCGCCGGACCACGCGCCGCGCCGGCCGATGCCGCCCTGACGCCCAACCAGCTGCTGGCCCAGTATGCCGCCGTGCTCCGCCAGAACCCGTGGGTGCGGGAGTGGCCCGCGGTGCTGCGCGACCTGCTGCCCGTGCGCCTCGCCGACGAAACCTGGGCGCTGGAACACTCTCCGACGCGCCAACAGCTGGCCCTGCTGGGAGCCGATGGCTGGCAGTTGCTGGCGGCGGGTGGCGGCAGGCCTATGAGCTTCTTTGGGGAGTGGAACGGCCAGGACTTCCGCGTGTTAAGCTACTTTCCCGGCCCCCCAACGTCCTGA
- a CDS encoding SMI1/KNR4 family protein, which translates to MTFPALLARLDALLQQRRPAYYATLNPPATAAELAAFEAEFELTLPAELRWWFGWHNGQQGFESFVQNNCLQSLGSAAETMRVNLELLEAGDFVPNWWQPGWVPFLENGGGDHVCVDLAGTFTGHAGQIMEHWHDWEARSVLFPDLTTWLQAVVQVYETAGEGGQELTDEHMEEIELEHPANFPKDFEAGD; encoded by the coding sequence ATGACCTTCCCCGCATTGCTTGCCCGCCTCGACGCCCTGCTCCAGCAGCGCCGCCCGGCATATTACGCCACGCTCAACCCACCCGCTACGGCGGCCGAGCTGGCCGCGTTTGAGGCTGAGTTTGAATTGACCTTGCCGGCCGAGCTGCGCTGGTGGTTTGGCTGGCACAATGGGCAGCAGGGCTTCGAAAGCTTTGTGCAGAACAACTGCCTGCAATCCTTGGGCAGTGCCGCCGAAACCATGCGGGTAAACCTGGAACTGCTGGAGGCCGGGGATTTTGTGCCCAACTGGTGGCAGCCCGGCTGGGTGCCCTTCCTGGAAAACGGCGGCGGCGACCATGTCTGCGTGGATTTGGCCGGCACCTTCACCGGCCACGCCGGGCAGATCATGGAGCACTGGCACGACTGGGAAGCCCGCTCCGTGCTGTTTCCTGACCTGACGACCTGGCTCCAAGCCGTGGTGCAGGTCTACGAAACGGCCGGGGAAGGCGGGCAGGAGCTGACGGATGAGCACATGGAGGAAATAGAGCTGGAGCACCCAGCCAACTTTCCGAAGGATTTTGAGGCCGGCGACTAA
- a CDS encoding DUF5691 domain-containing protein, with amino-acid sequence MTDASQAWSQLMRIALLGTGQTTEAVPQIPGFTPPAAPEDTTDHPEKLVLLTAAALALVRKAGRPLPVPTERLVQGEPAPAELLPALGGQAQEHLELLLEARFSHLLPNYLQQMARHDRRVPHRLLVPLLELARTQAQLGPLLNPVIGERGRWLAGLNPAWSLLSAAAETGEFEEAEWETGTVRQRHQMVSALRRRQPARARELLTAALPQEPAKNQAQLLAALTLNLSSADGALLEQYLASKSKEVRQTVLPLLAKMPDSPLVERLWARAEALLRLDGKAGSKRLVVTLPADWDKSWLADGVEQKDSRFAGEKGAWLGQMLSLIPPARWTKHWRLSPAEILALAAGSDWAAVLLRAWYEALLLHQAADWALAYAQAQFSNDKLPLLSAGQAVDLLGATGPVQELLLSVMPTDPLLRQPAARWETWLLSLPGPWSVALTHRAFATLATTLRAAGASWNHTMQTRMQQLLRHMEQAVPPEQYEFCAGAMEELQALDYANYLAYNQLLETLDFRRRLAQALTEPADPDS; translated from the coding sequence ATGACCGACGCTTCCCAAGCCTGGAGCCAGCTGATGCGCATTGCGCTGCTCGGCACGGGTCAAACCACTGAGGCTGTGCCGCAAATACCGGGCTTTACGCCTCCGGCCGCCCCCGAAGATACAACGGACCACCCCGAAAAACTGGTGCTGCTAACGGCCGCGGCCCTGGCCCTGGTGCGCAAAGCGGGCCGGCCGCTGCCCGTGCCAACGGAACGCCTGGTCCAGGGAGAGCCCGCCCCGGCCGAGCTTCTGCCCGCGTTGGGAGGCCAGGCCCAGGAGCACCTGGAGCTTCTGCTTGAGGCCCGGTTCAGCCACTTATTGCCCAACTATCTGCAGCAAATGGCCCGCCATGACCGTCGTGTGCCGCATCGGCTGCTAGTGCCACTGCTGGAACTAGCCCGCACCCAAGCCCAATTGGGGCCGCTGCTAAACCCGGTAATCGGGGAGCGGGGCCGGTGGCTGGCTGGCCTTAATCCAGCCTGGAGCCTACTGTCGGCGGCGGCTGAAACGGGTGAATTTGAGGAGGCAGAGTGGGAAACAGGCACCGTGCGGCAGCGTCACCAAATGGTGAGCGCGCTCCGGCGCCGGCAACCCGCCCGGGCCCGGGAACTGCTGACGGCGGCGCTACCCCAGGAACCAGCCAAGAACCAGGCGCAGCTGCTGGCAGCGCTAACCCTAAATCTAAGTTCGGCTGATGGTGCACTGCTGGAACAGTACCTAGCTTCAAAAAGCAAGGAAGTACGGCAGACTGTGCTGCCTTTGCTGGCTAAAATGCCGGACAGCCCCTTGGTGGAGCGCCTCTGGGCCCGAGCGGAGGCGCTGCTGCGCCTGGACGGAAAAGCTGGTAGCAAAAGGCTGGTGGTCACCTTGCCCGCTGACTGGGATAAATCCTGGCTGGCGGATGGCGTCGAGCAAAAGGATAGCCGCTTTGCGGGCGAGAAAGGGGCATGGCTGGGGCAAATGCTCAGCTTGATTCCTCCGGCTCGCTGGACCAAACACTGGCGGCTGAGCCCGGCGGAAATTCTGGCGCTAGCGGCCGGCTCCGACTGGGCTGCGGTGCTGCTGCGGGCCTGGTACGAAGCCTTGCTACTGCATCAGGCCGCCGACTGGGCATTGGCCTACGCCCAGGCGCAGTTCAGCAATGACAAGCTGCCGCTGCTGTCGGCTGGGCAGGCTGTGGACCTGCTGGGGGCCACCGGGCCCGTGCAGGAGCTGCTGCTCTCTGTCATGCCAACCGACCCCTTGCTGCGTCAGCCCGCGGCCCGCTGGGAAACCTGGCTGCTAAGCCTGCCCGGTCCCTGGTCCGTGGCCCTGACGCACCGGGCTTTTGCCACTTTGGCCACTACGCTGCGGGCTGCGGGCGCCTCGTGGAACCACACGATGCAGACCCGAATGCAGCAACTGCTGCGCCACATGGAACAGGCTGTGCCGCCCGAGCAGTATGAATTTTGCGCCGGCGCAATGGAAGAGTTGCAGGCCCTGGATTACGCTAATTACTTAGCTTACAACCAGCTGCTCGAAACCCTGGATTTTCGCCGCCGCCTGGCGCAAGCCCTGACCGAGCCTGCCGACCCCGATTCCTGA